One Actinomycetota bacterium DNA segment encodes these proteins:
- a CDS encoding DUF2269 family protein, protein MLLARVGDTPYRLVLLLHILTAIIGFGAVFLNALYGRAAERRKGVEGLAIAETNYDVSQTATYFIYAVPVFGILLLLMSDDFYKFSQAWISASFLLYIVGLGLSHGVLRPNVKKMHALMRELVAMGPPAAGAAAGRPPQVEEIEQRARTVGTTSAILNLILVVILYLMIWKPGL, encoded by the coding sequence ATGCTGTTGGCCAGAGTCGGCGACACGCCCTACCGGTTGGTCCTTCTCCTTCACATCCTCACCGCGATCATCGGCTTCGGCGCGGTGTTCCTCAACGCGCTCTACGGGCGCGCCGCCGAGCGACGCAAAGGTGTCGAGGGCCTCGCGATCGCGGAGACCAACTACGACGTGAGCCAGACGGCCACGTACTTCATCTACGCGGTCCCGGTGTTCGGCATCCTGCTCCTGCTCATGAGCGACGACTTCTACAAGTTCAGCCAGGCGTGGATCTCGGCGTCGTTCCTGCTCTACATCGTGGGCTTGGGCCTCTCGCACGGAGTGCTGCGGCCCAACGTCAAGAAGATGCACGCGCTCATGCGCGAGCTGGTCGCCATGGGCCCGCCGGCAGCCGGCGCGGCCGCCGGACGGCCGCCGCAGGTCGAAGAGATCGAGCAGCGGGCTCGCACGGTCGGCACCACGAGCGCGATCCTCAACCTGATCCTCGTCGTCATCCTGTACCTGATGATCTGGAAGCCCGGGCTGTAG
- a CDS encoding class II fumarate hydratase yields MTEYRIEHDSMGEVKVPADARWGAQTQRAVENFPISGLRIERGLIAALAQIKGAAALVNARLKIVDRDVARAIADAADEVATGAWDDHFPIDVFQTGSGTSSNMNTNEVLANMASVALGRRVHPNDDVNASQSSNDVFPSAIHVAATQAVLVDLLPALDELARALRKKQRQFKSVVKSGRTHLMDATPVTLGQEFGGYAAAVEHGIERVNACLPRLGELPLGGTAVGTGLNAPKTFARGVIKALAQKLELPLTEARDHFEAQGARDALVETSGALRTIAVSLVKIANDLRWMGSGPRTGLGEIRIPDLQPGSSIMPGKVNPVIPEAVCQVAAQVIGNDAAMGFSGALGNFELNVMLPVMGRNLLESIRLLASVSRAFARRCVVGIEANEEQCRRHALSSPSISAALTPYIGYDETAKVIKQSMAEGKTLREVVLERRLMSEADVDRALDVEAMTRGGIL; encoded by the coding sequence ATGACTGAGTACAGGATCGAGCACGACTCGATGGGCGAGGTGAAGGTGCCGGCCGACGCGCGCTGGGGCGCGCAGACGCAGCGTGCAGTCGAGAACTTCCCCATCTCCGGCCTGCGCATCGAGCGGGGCCTGATCGCGGCGCTGGCGCAGATCAAGGGAGCCGCCGCGCTCGTGAACGCCCGGTTGAAGATCGTCGACCGCGACGTGGCGCGGGCCATCGCGGACGCGGCCGACGAGGTCGCGACAGGCGCGTGGGACGACCACTTCCCGATCGACGTCTTCCAGACGGGATCGGGCACGTCTTCGAACATGAACACGAACGAGGTGCTCGCGAACATGGCGTCCGTCGCGCTCGGCAGGCGCGTGCACCCGAACGACGATGTCAACGCGTCGCAATCGTCGAACGACGTGTTTCCGTCTGCGATCCACGTCGCCGCGACCCAAGCGGTGCTCGTCGACCTTCTGCCCGCGCTCGACGAGCTGGCGCGCGCGCTGCGAAAGAAGCAGCGGCAGTTCAAGTCGGTGGTCAAGTCGGGGCGTACTCACCTGATGGACGCCACGCCCGTCACCCTGGGCCAGGAGTTCGGCGGCTACGCCGCCGCGGTCGAGCACGGCATCGAGCGCGTGAACGCGTGCCTCCCTCGCCTCGGCGAGCTGCCTCTCGGCGGAACCGCCGTCGGCACCGGCCTCAACGCGCCGAAGACGTTCGCGCGCGGCGTCATCAAGGCGCTCGCTCAGAAGCTCGAGCTGCCGCTCACCGAAGCGCGCGACCACTTCGAGGCGCAGGGCGCGCGCGACGCGCTCGTCGAGACGTCGGGCGCGTTGCGGACGATCGCGGTGTCGCTCGTCAAGATCGCGAACGACCTGCGTTGGATGGGCAGCGGACCGCGCACGGGGCTCGGCGAGATCCGGATCCCTGATTTGCAACCGGGCAGCTCGATCATGCCGGGAAAGGTCAACCCCGTCATCCCCGAGGCCGTGTGTCAGGTGGCGGCGCAGGTAATCGGCAACGACGCGGCGATGGGCTTCAGCGGCGCGCTGGGCAACTTCGAGCTCAACGTCATGCTGCCGGTGATGGGCCGCAACCTGCTGGAGTCGATCCGCCTCCTCGCGTCGGTGTCGCGCGCGTTCGCCCGGCGCTGCGTCGTGGGCATCGAGGCGAACGAAGAGCAGTGCCGGCGCCACGCCCTCTCGTCGCCGTCGATCAGCGCCGCCCTCACCCCGTACATCGGCTACGACGAGACGGCCAAGGTCATCAAGCAGTCGATGGCCGAGGGGAAGACGCTGCGCGAGGTCGTCCTCGAGCGGCGACTGATGAGCGAGGCCGACGTCGACCGCGCCCTCGACGTCGAGGCCATGACTCGGGGCGGGATCCTCTGA